The DNA sequence ACTCCTAAATCCATTTGCAATTGTTCTACAAATGTGACAAAGCCAGCACATCCAAGTAATATACATTCAGCACGATCTTGCTCAACAGCTGCTTTACTTGTTAATGCCAATACATCGAGTCCTTTCTTTAAATCTTTATCAAAATCTAACACGGTTAAATCAGTTGTACGGATGGAACGACAAAACCTTTCTGCTCCGTGCATATGAAGTACTTCTTCTGTAATCTTTCTTGATCTATGAAGTGGAGTGACAATAGAAAAGTTCGGTGACAATAACTTTGCTGTAGCAATAGCTGCCTCAGCAATTCCAACTACCGGCTTTGATGTCACTTCCCTAGCTGCCCAAAGGCCAGGATCACCAAAACAGGCAATCACAAATGCATCTACGTCTTCCTCTTTATCACCCTTTATGACCTCTTCTAGGACACCAGGTATACATAAATAATCGTCATAAAACGATTCAATACTTTCTGGCCCCATACTTGGACTAACTGCATACACTTCTGAATCACTTCTTGCAAACTTTTGACCTGCTAACTCGATATTTTTAGTCATTGTTTCAGTAGTGTTAGGGTTTATAATTTTTATTTTCATTTTTCACCTCTCTACTTGTTAGATTACATCACATAGTCAGATTGTCTGACAATATGATCATAAAGAAACTCCCTCTATGCGATGTCTTTTAATAAATCGACAAATTCTTTTTACGCCTTCTATTAAATCCCTTTCTTCTGTTGCAAGTGATATTCTTATCATTTCTTTAGTTGATGGACCAAATGTTATGCCAGGGGCTACGGCAACCTTATCTTCATTTAATAATTGAATTGCAACTTCATCACGATTGATATTTATATTAGAAACATCTATCAACATATAGAAGGCACCTTTTGGTTCAAATACCTTTACTCCAGCATCAGAAAACATTGCTGTTACTTTGTCTTTTCTACTTCTATATATTTCCCTCATATTCGTTACGAAATCTTGTGGTCCATTAATTGCTTCTTCTGCAGCCTTTTGTGATACCGATGATGCGCATGAAACGAGTGGTTCTAACAATTTAGTCATTAATGGCGCAATATGTGGTGGAGCAATTGCATAGCCAACTCGCCAGCCCGTCATTGCATAATTTTTAGAAAAGCCAAAAATACTGATTACTCGATCTTCATTATCTAAAGAAAAAGGACAAACATGTTTTGTCTCAAAAACTATCCCATCATATACTTCGTCTGAAATGACATATAGATCTTGTTTTGAGGCAAAACTTAACACTTTCTTTAGAACATATTCATTTAGGACTCCCCCAGTTGGATTCCCAGGACTATTAATAATAATTGCTTTTGTTTTTGAAGAAACTAATTGTTCAAGTTTATCAAAATTAGGAGAAAACTCGTTTTGCGGTATTAATGGATACCTAACAGGAACTGCTCCTTGACTTATTAACATTTGCTCATAATTTGGCCATCCGGGATCTGGAATGAGCACTTCTTCTCCTGCATCTACTAATGCAAGCAACGCTACTGCAATTGCTGTTACAGCCCCCGGTGTAATGATCACTTGTGAAGGGTCAGCAACTATTTCATATTTATCGTATACATGTTTTACAATCGATGTCCTTAATGATGGTAGGCCAGCATTAGGTGTATAATGTGTAAATCCTGAATTCATTGCTTCAGTTGCAGCAATCCTTATATTTTGAGGAGTATCTTCATTCGGTTCCCCTACCTCTAGATGAATGACATCTTTCATAGTTGAAGAGACGTCCATTATTTCTCGGATTCCTGAGCGTGGAAGATCATTTCTACTAATAGATAATGCTTTCATATATACCCCCTAACGAATATATCAATTTTCCTTTGACGATTCTCTAACATAATTGAAATGAGCATTCACTGCCTCTCTAGTTTTATTGACACATTTTTCTTTGAGGGCAATGACTATATCTTCATGTATTCTTATTTCATCCTGCATATTGATAACATATTTAGAGTACTGATTTTTTCTTAAAAGCTTTAAAATTAAGTAATATAATCTTATTAAAATTGGATTATGAGATGCTTTACAAATGGCCATATGAAAATGCAACCCTTGTTCAAACAATTCATCTTCATCCATAGCTTCTTTCATTAACTGAAGTGCATGAGTGATTTTACTAATATCATCATCTGTAGCTCGCTGTGCTGCGAGAACAGCAGTCTCTATATCAATAATCTCTCTTGCCTCATACAAAGAATAAAGAACATCATCTTCTTTTAATATCGCATCTAGTACATCTTCATCTAAAATAACATCAAACTCTAAATCCTTAATAAACGTTCCCTTTCCTGGATAACTTTCAAGAATATTTTTTGAAATTAACACTTGCTTAGCTTCCCTAATTGTTGATCTACCAACACTTAATTTTTCCATTAGTTCTTTTTCATTAGGAAGCTTGTCTCCAGGCTTTAACTTCCCATCTTTAATTAGTGTAATAAGCTGCTTAATCACTTCTTCCTTTGCTGTTAAAGTCGTAATTTTTTGTAACACTATTAACACCCCGCTATTAATCCTATTTTTTCGCTATACTATTAAACTTTTGTATAGCTATTGTACTTTTCAAAATAATTATACCACTTTACTTATTTAGTTTTTTTATTGTCACCTGCCTTTTTTAAATAAGAAAGTGATAGGACTAATGTTTGGTAGTTGGATACATTTTGACTTGATGTTCGCAGTTAGTGCGACTTAACTGAAGAGTTTTTTTTGTATGAATTCTAGGTGAAGTATCGAAGTTTATCACGTTGTCTGACAATATGATTTTCTTATAGATCGTATTATAGGATACACACTTTTAATTAACAATATGAAAAAATAGTTTTTTTCTACACCTAGATATAAGTTAGTATACTGATATCATTTAATAACCTTGAACACCTAATTGAATTGGTAATATTCCGAAAAATTAAATATATTATAAAAATAAAATTCAGGAAATTTCTCTGTGATAAAACCTTACAGTTGAACATTGTAGAAGTTATTAAAAGTGTTACTTGTAAGATCTCCTCTCATATAAATAAACAGCCTTAATGGAAATATCCCCTCATAAGGCTGTTTATATATTACTTATCAGCTGCTTGATTCATCACTTTCAATTGAATTGCTTCGGTACTATTTGATTGTCTAACAAGCGAATCCCAAATCCCCCACAAATACATGATACCGAGTGCTCGGTCGTAAAGGCCGTAGCCTGGGCGACATTGCTCATTCCATATGTGCCTTCCGTGGTCAGGTCGTACATAGCCTGTAAAGCCTATATCGTGGTAGGCTTTTACGATGTTATAAATATCTACGGAGCCGTCCTCAGTTCGGTGAGATGTTTCAATAAAATCACCGTTATCATATATTTTTACATTGCGTATATGTGCAAAATGAATTCTCTCTGCAAAGGATTTGACCATATCAGCAACATCATTATTCGGGTTCGCTCCTAATGAACCACTACAAAGGGTTAGTCCATTATACGGGCTATCGACTACGTTTAAAAAGCGCTGTAAATTTTCTTTATTTGTTATGATCCGTGGCAGTCCGAAAACAGACCAAGGTGGATCGTCGGGGTGGATAGCCATCTTTATGTCGTGCTGCTCTGCAACGGGAATGATCTCTTCTAAAAAGTAAGTTAAGTTCTCCCAAAGATCTTCTTCCGTAACTCCTTTATATGCTTCAAATAGCTTCGTCAAGTGGGCAAGTCGTTCTGGCTCCCAACCTGGCATCGTCCTGTCCGAGTTCTCGGCAATTTCCTTTACTAAATCAAAAGGATCAATGTTTTCTATTTGTGAGCCTTCGTAAAATAAAGCAGTAGATCCATCTTCTAGCTCCTTTGCTAAATCCGTACGTAACCAATCAAAAATAGGCATAAAGTTGTAGCAGATGACCTTTACCCCTGCCCTCGCTAGCTTGCCAATGGTTGTTTTATAGTTTTCAATGTACTTATCCCTCGTTGGAAGTCCTAGCTTTATATCCTCATGCACATTCACACTTTCTACAACATCGATATGTAAGCCATGTGCCTCTGCTTGTTCCTTCACCGCTAGAATGTCTTCCATCATCCATTCTTCCCCTGCCGGCACATGATGAAGTGACCAAACAATTCCTTCTGTTCCTGGAATTTGTTTAATATCTCGTAATTGCACGTGATCGTTATCTTCTCCGAACCATCGAAATACCATTTTCATTAGTGAAACACACCCTTCCAAGATAGAATTTTTTTATTACTTTATCGCACGTCACATTTTTCATGTTGTTGCATAGTTTACGAGAATGTCCATGTAGCTTTCAGCCGCTTCGACAACACCCTTTGGTCCTGCTGCTCGAAGTGCCCTATTCCAATCACTACCGACACCAACTGCTGCAGCACCATTTTCAAACCACTCCTGAACGTTGTTCATGTTCACTCCACCTGTTGGCATCATCTCAACTTTTGGTAGTGGCCCTTTAACAGCTTGAATCATAGCTGGAGAAAAATTGTTACCTGGAAAAAGCTTAATCAGTGCTACACCAAACTGTATTGCCTCTTTTATTTCTTTAATTGTCATACAACCTGGTATGTATGGAATGTGGTATGTGTTGCATAGCTTTGCGGTTTCCTCATCAAAGCAAGGCGAAACAACATATTCTGCACCTTGAAGAATCGCAAACCTTGCAGTTTCTGCATCAAGCACACTACCTGCACCAACTGTAATCTCCTTTTGCTGTGCTTTTAAATGGGCTATTAAGCTTCCCGCATTCGGTGTTGTAAAAGTAATTTCTATAGAGGAAATTCCCCCTTCGACGCAAGCGTTTGCTATTGTTTCTGCCTCTTCATAGCTATCTCCTCTAACGACGGCAGTTACCTTTGCTGCAACTAGCTTTTGCAGCGTTTCATAGCTTTGAAACATCATTTTTCCTCCTCACTATCTCTCTATTTTTTTCTTCTCTCCTAACGCTATAGCAACATCCTCTAAATACGGCAGTCCTTCGTTGTCACCAGATACTGCAACAACCATCGATCCAATTGTGTTTGCTATTTTTAAAGACTCCTCTAACGTTTTTCCATTTAACAACGAGTATATGTATCCAGCATTGAAGCCATCTCCAGCACCTACCGTGTCTACAACGATCTTCGCCTTTATCGGGCGTCCATAAAGTATTTTGCCTTCCTCCGCGCGAAAGGCTGTCGCACCTTTTTCTCCTTGTTTAATGACAATATCTCTAATGCCATATTCTTTAAAAATATGAATATATTCCTCTACATATTTTTCACCAAAAAGTAATTCTGCTTCCTCCTCTCCACATAAAACAACATCAACAAAAGGCAATAATTGTATTAATGTTTCTTTCGCTTCTTCTAATGTCCATAGCTTTAATCTTAAATTTGGGTCTAACGATACTTTCACATCGTGCTTTTTGGCGAGGGCTACTGCATGTTTTAAAATCCCAGGATTTTTTTTATCAATTGCAGCAAAAACACCAGTAATATGAAGGAATTTTGAAGCTTTAATATAATCTTCGTTTATAGCATCTTTCGTTATAACGGTTGTTGGGGATTGATAGCGATAATAATATGTACTTCCTGAACCATCCTCTAATATTTCTTTAAAATTGAGCGAAGTAGGATAACCATTGACTAGTTTTACTTCAGAGACGTCGATTCCTTCTCCTCTTACAAAATTTAAAATGTGGCGACCGAATTCATCCGCACCTAACCGACTAATCCATCCCGTCTGTAAACCGAGGCGAGCACAACCAATTGCAAAGTTAAGTTCAGCTCCACCAACCTTTCTCTCGAAGGATTGACTATATCTCATCGGCCCTTTAGATACAGGGTTGAAAGTAATCATTGCATCTCCAATCGTCATGACATCTTTTTGTTTCATATAATATAAACACTCCTTTCAACTATTATTAGTTTATTTTGAAAACGCTTAAAGAAGCAATTATTTTTTCATATTTTCATACTTTTTACATAATTGAATCATTTTCATAATTATCGCCCCTTATAGCTAGTGTTTAAAAGCATGAAAGTAGCAGCATAATTATGAGTTTTTGTTCAAAGTACTGTTGATTGAAACAAAAGGGTACGAGACGCCTGCGGGAAAAGCAAGGATTTTGTATTGCAATGGCTACGCTCGACGCTCGCCTGATAGTAGAAACCCACTCCTATCAGGCTTTTTAAAGATTGCGACGGCTACGCTCATTGCATGGAGGGAAACTAGAAGAGGAAGAGACAAGCGAGTACCCTGAAGTGCAAATCAACAAAAAAGTTTAGTTAACAAGTAATTTTCTAATTAGAGAATATTTTTTTGAAAGTTAATGATGAAATTGGTTCAATTTATCTCAGTTCCCCCCTATGAAGGACCAATTATATATATAATAAGAATGATAAATGGTATTATTTTAGTAGATTATGACATCATCATTTTTTCTAATATAGGAGGAACGTTATGTTTTGTTCTAGTTGTGGAAGTAAAGTGAGAGAAGGTAGTAATTTTTGTGTAAAGTGTGGAGCGAAAGTGAAATCACCGATACAAGAAAATACAGGTATTTCTCCTACGCCAAAAGTTGTAAACAATAACACCTCGGCTGAAACACCTGCTCCCCCCGCTAAGCAAACAAATCAAGAAAGCTACGCGGTCGTTTACATCGTATTAGGTTGGGTATTTTTTGCCATTTCATTGTTATTTATCCCACCATTGTTCGGCGTCGGCGCATTTGTCATGGGGCTATTATTATATAGAACTGGAGCTGACACACACGGAATCATTATGATGGTATTATCTGCTGTTGGTACCGTATTCGGAATGTTCCTTGGATTACTTTTTACATTTTTATAAGGTTAACTCACAATATTTTACTATTGAATAGACGTATGGCCATGTGCGAAGCTAACGAAGTTACATGAAGAGGACGTGTTCTTTGAGGCCACTGAAAAAGTGAAAGAACACCACTTTTTCAGTGGCCATCAATTGCTTTCTTACCGTTTTAATAAGTTTTTCACCTTGTTTAATTGTTCTGTAGAAGGCTTTCTCTTTGGTTGATAAGAAGATAAATAATAAGATAATTGATCTGGATCTGAGAAAACCGGCGTACGCTCTGTTCTCACATTGACAGTTGCTCTTCGATTCGAAAATAAAACAACACCTTCAATCCAAACTTGACTCTTGTTTTCTTTCAAATATTGAGAAAGAAGGTATACTTGTCTCCTTACTTGCTTAACAGGATTTTTCATATTTGACGTGTATCTTCCACCCTTTTGGCCAACTTTATGTTGCACCCAAGAATGATCTTCCTCATGTCCTACAATTTTTCCATTATGGTTTTTTACCTCTACAATAAAAATGCCCTTCTCACCAACAATGAGTTGGTCCAGTTCCGTGCGCCCTTCACCTGTAGCAATCTTAACGGAAGTAAATACCTCATATCCATCTGGTAGGTTTGCCAACGCTTTCGTCGTTCGCTCTTCTCCTTTAATACCAGACCGTAATTTGTCATACTGCCGCCAAAAATAACTACCAATTGCAGCAGGGACAATAGCCAACAAGTGAAAGAATCCAGGGAAATGAAAGCTTTGTGTAAAAAATAAGAACATGTAGAGTAAGGTTGGAATAGTAAACACAATCGACAACAATAAATTCTTTTGTGCCCTACCCTTTAACTCATTATCACCTTTATGTATCACTGCCATAGCTGCTCTCCTTTATGTATGTATACTTTCTATTATTTTGGCATATTTCTAGGTAGAAAGACACCCCTCATATGCATAAACAATACAAAATACCTAAAGAAAAGATCAGATTAACGAAATTTTCTTTAAGGTAAATACGGTACTAGCGCTTCGAAATAACTACTATTTGCTTCTTTATGATAATACGTTGTTAATCTATCAAGATCTAAGTTTTCAAAATCTATCGGAAACTCATCGATTGCCGGCTCAAACAATAGCTTCCCGTCATGCGTGATCAATAAAACTGAGTAGATCGGACCACCTTCTTTTATAAAAGTTAATTCATAAGCCCCGTCAAGGATGCTCTCACTCATTCCGAATATGTTTTCAAAATCCTCTCCATCATACCTTTCTGCTGCAACAACCTCGAAACTATTACGAATAGAAACAATCGCCTCTATATCTGCTCGATCTGTTATTGTGACAACACTTTCGAAGCCATCTTCTAGTAACGTATCGCGGTCGTATACGATAATCGATTCTACTACTTGCTCACCAGAAATGTCACCAATCACAAGATCTCCAGGTGCTTCTTGTTCTGCAGGGGCGTCATTTTCACTATTGTCAGCTTCAGAGGATTCCTCTTCTTGCTGATTCCCC is a window from the Evansella cellulosilytica DSM 2522 genome containing:
- a CDS encoding bifunctional 2-keto-4-hydroxyglutarate aldolase/2-keto-3-deoxy-6-phosphogluconate aldolase, which produces MFQSYETLQKLVAAKVTAVVRGDSYEEAETIANACVEGGISSIEITFTTPNAGSLIAHLKAQQKEITVGAGSVLDAETARFAILQGAEYVVSPCFDEETAKLCNTYHIPYIPGCMTIKEIKEAIQFGVALIKLFPGNNFSPAMIQAVKGPLPKVEMMPTGGVNMNNVQEWFENGAAAVGVGSDWNRALRAAGPKGVVEAAESYMDILVNYATT
- a CDS encoding zinc ribbon domain-containing protein → MFCSSCGSKVREGSNFCVKCGAKVKSPIQENTGISPTPKVVNNNTSAETPAPPAKQTNQESYAVVYIVLGWVFFAISLLFIPPLFGVGAFVMGLLLYRTGADTHGIIMMVLSAVGTVFGMFLGLLFTFL
- the uxuA gene encoding mannonate dehydratase; protein product: MKMVFRWFGEDNDHVQLRDIKQIPGTEGIVWSLHHVPAGEEWMMEDILAVKEQAEAHGLHIDVVESVNVHEDIKLGLPTRDKYIENYKTTIGKLARAGVKVICYNFMPIFDWLRTDLAKELEDGSTALFYEGSQIENIDPFDLVKEIAENSDRTMPGWEPERLAHLTKLFEAYKGVTEEDLWENLTYFLEEIIPVAEQHDIKMAIHPDDPPWSVFGLPRIITNKENLQRFLNVVDSPYNGLTLCSGSLGANPNNDVADMVKSFAERIHFAHIRNVKIYDNGDFIETSHRTEDGSVDIYNIVKAYHDIGFTGYVRPDHGRHIWNEQCRPGYGLYDRALGIMYLWGIWDSLVRQSNSTEAIQLKVMNQAADK
- a CDS encoding nuclease-related domain-containing protein, coding for MAVIHKGDNELKGRAQKNLLLSIVFTIPTLLYMFLFFTQSFHFPGFFHLLAIVPAAIGSYFWRQYDKLRSGIKGEERTTKALANLPDGYEVFTSVKIATGEGRTELDQLIVGEKGIFIVEVKNHNGKIVGHEEDHSWVQHKVGQKGGRYTSNMKNPVKQVRRQVYLLSQYLKENKSQVWIEGVVLFSNRRATVNVRTERTPVFSDPDQLSYYLSSYQPKRKPSTEQLNKVKNLLKR
- a CDS encoding pyridoxal phosphate-dependent aminotransferase gives rise to the protein MKALSISRNDLPRSGIREIMDVSSTMKDVIHLEVGEPNEDTPQNIRIAATEAMNSGFTHYTPNAGLPSLRTSIVKHVYDKYEIVADPSQVIITPGAVTAIAVALLALVDAGEEVLIPDPGWPNYEQMLISQGAVPVRYPLIPQNEFSPNFDKLEQLVSSKTKAIIINSPGNPTGGVLNEYVLKKVLSFASKQDLYVISDEVYDGIVFETKHVCPFSLDNEDRVISIFGFSKNYAMTGWRVGYAIAPPHIAPLMTKLLEPLVSCASSVSQKAAEEAINGPQDFVTNMREIYRSRKDKVTAMFSDAGVKVFEPKGAFYMLIDVSNININRDEVAIQLLNEDKVAVAPGITFGPSTKEMIRISLATEERDLIEGVKRICRFIKRHRIEGVSL
- a CDS encoding sugar kinase, translating into MKQKDVMTIGDAMITFNPVSKGPMRYSQSFERKVGGAELNFAIGCARLGLQTGWISRLGADEFGRHILNFVRGEGIDVSEVKLVNGYPTSLNFKEILEDGSGSTYYYRYQSPTTVITKDAINEDYIKASKFLHITGVFAAIDKKNPGILKHAVALAKKHDVKVSLDPNLRLKLWTLEEAKETLIQLLPFVDVVLCGEEEAELLFGEKYVEEYIHIFKEYGIRDIVIKQGEKGATAFRAEEGKILYGRPIKAKIVVDTVGAGDGFNAGYIYSLLNGKTLEESLKIANTIGSMVVAVSGDNEGLPYLEDVAIALGEKKKIER
- a CDS encoding aspartate/glutamate racemase family protein; amino-acid sequence: MKIKIINPNTTETMTKNIELAGQKFARSDSEVYAVSPSMGPESIESFYDDYLCIPGVLEEVIKGDKEEDVDAFVIACFGDPGLWAAREVTSKPVVGIAEAAIATAKLLSPNFSIVTPLHRSRKITEEVLHMHGAERFCRSIRTTDLTVLDFDKDLKKGLDVLALTSKAAVEQDRAECILLGCAGFVTFVEQLQMDLGVPVLDGVSPAVKLAEALVDMGCKTSKSLTYSFPEKKSIKGFSQILQP
- a CDS encoding FadR/GntR family transcriptional regulator; protein product: MLQKITTLTAKEEVIKQLITLIKDGKLKPGDKLPNEKELMEKLSVGRSTIREAKQVLISKNILESYPGKGTFIKDLEFDVILDEDVLDAILKEDDVLYSLYEAREIIDIETAVLAAQRATDDDISKITHALQLMKEAMDEDELFEQGLHFHMAICKASHNPILIRLYYLILKLLRKNQYSKYVINMQDEIRIHEDIVIALKEKCVNKTREAVNAHFNYVRESSKEN